TGGGACGGCTCGCAGCTACTCAACCACCTGCTGCGGCGCGAACTCAAGCGCCTGCACAAGCTCGGCGTCACGAAGCCGGAGTTGAACGCGCTCACCCTGGCAACGCTGATCGGAGGAATCACCCTTAAGCCGGAAGGCAACCCCGAACCGATCGCCAAGCTCATCGAATCCAGGATGTTCCCCGATCCAAACGCCCATCACGACAAGCCCGACGAAGCCGACGCACACAACAACCGCTGGTCCGCATTACATCGCTTCGCCGGATCGGATGACACATCTTCGCCCTACACACTCCCGCCGCTCCAACCCGACATCTTCGGCAGCTATTTCCTCCTCCAACGCCTCCGCGGCCGCAACCCCAACGCCTTGCCCAACGCGAAACCCGACCCGCAGGTCGAGCGCGACACAGCCGAACTGGTTCAAGCTGCATGGTCGACCGACCCGTTGAACACCGCCATCGTCATCTACCGCCTGGGCCGCGATCATCCTCTCGAAACCGCCACCATCAATCGACTTGAACCACGGTCGAACCTTCTGCTGTGGTCGATGATTTGTGTCAACTTTACGAGCCGGCTTGGTGATCGCAGCATGATGGACGAAGCCCAGGTCCTACTCGACCGACTCCACACACGCGTCCGGGATGATGACACCGACGACATACGTCTCGAACTCACCAAAACCTCCGCGAACGTCGCGACCGCATGGGTCAAGGCTAACGAGCCGGAGCATGCCCAAGCCGTACTCGACCGACTCCACATACGCGTCCGCGACGATGACACCGACGACATACGCCTCCAACTCGCCAACACCTCCGCGAACGTCGCGACCGCATGGGTCAAGGCTAACGAGCCGGAGCGTGCCCAAGTCGTACTCGACCGACTCCACATACGCGTCCGCGACGATGACATCGACGACATACGTCTCGCGCTCGCCAGAACGTGCATCAAGGCTGTTGACGCTTGGATGGAAGATGAGCACCCGAGTGATGCAGCAAGAGCAGTCGAAATCGTTCGCTCAAGGTTTATGCGTCCGGCAAACGAGGATGTGCGGTTCCATTTTGCTCTTGCCCGCTTTGGCGTTGCATGGAGTTGGGATAATGCCGGCGAAAAATCGAAAGCATGCGAGGCGTGCCGCGAAGTCGCAGGGAGCATGCACGAACTCGCGGGTGTTGATGCCTCCTACCTTAGATATTGCGTCTCTACTCTTGCCTTCGCCCGACGACTCGGCTGCGACTGGGTCGAGGGGTTCGCGGCGGAGCATGGGTATGAGTTGCTGCCGCCCGCGTCGCCGGAGGATGACTAGTCGCCCTGCACTTCGCGTTTGACCATCTCCGCGTACGGCTCGGCGTAGAGGTCGGTGTAGAGTTGCCAGATGCCGCTGCGGAACGCGGCGCGGTCGATGCGGCGGTGGCGGTCCCAGAGGCGGACGCTGTCCCAGAGCGCTAGGCCGTCGGCACCGGCGGCGACGCTGCCGTGAATGTGGGCGACGGCGTCCTCGGCGTCGATCGGGGTGAACGCCTTGGCCGCGTTGGAGGGGTGGTACAAGCCCCAGACGTAGGGGATGACCTGGCGATCGCCGCCGTCCTCGGCATTGGCCAGGTCGGCGAGTCGGCGGGCTTCGCCGACGTTGAGTTCGACGTAGCCGCGACCGTCGTTGCCGCCGTTGTGGTAGAAATTGTAGATCGTCGGAAAGAGGATGTCGGATGCCCGCACCGTCGGCATCGACGCCTCGTTGCGTTCGCGCCATTCGTCGGCGCGGGCGTCGGTTTTCTCCCACGCGTCAGGCCAGGTCCTGCGCTGCACCGTGAGGCCGTAGTAGCCGACCCTCGTGCCGGGGATGGTCTCACGGACGACCTCGGCACTGCGGACGAAAATCTCGTTGGCCCGGCGTTCCCACTCGCGGGCGGTAAGCGCTTCGACCTGTTCGTCGGTCATGTGACGCACGGCATCGGGATTGCGCTCGCGGATCTGCTCTATCGCAAGAGCGCGGTACTTGGCGTCGACCCGTTCCCAGGCGATCGGCCACGCCTCGAAATCGAAACAAAGCACGCCGGCCGCCCGAACGCGATCGCCGATGAACGTCGGCTTGGCATCGCGACGGGTCAGTTGCTCGCGGAGCTTGGCGAGGTGGAGGTTGAGATTGTGGCCGATCGGCGTACCACCGTAGACAGGCGTGCCGTCCTTCTCGATCCGAGGCCAAAAACCAAAGATATGCTCGGCCATCGTCGGGATCACGCCGACGATCGGCACCCCCTCTGGCACCGGGAACACCTCGGGCGATCCCGCCCAATACAGCGGCAACGGGTTGTCCCTTGCGACCAGCTCAACGACCGGCCGACGCGTCACGTCGGTCACCGACCAGCGGTCCACCAGCGACCCCGGCTGACCGGCCGACTGAACGAGCATGAGCACCGACAAGACAAGAAGTTTCATACCGACTCCACCGTGTTACACCCGGGTGGGCTGATCGCGAAACAAAAAATCACCACAGTTCGGGCTGACGCCAGCGCAAGGCAGCGAGCGTGACGGCGTGGGCATAGTACTCGGTCCGGCCGATCGCATCGCCACTGAGCAAACCGACGGCGCCGTTGGTGCGCTTGCTGTCCTTACGACCGAAGACCTGATCATCGGCGTCGCCGAGTTCGACGCCATCGGCGACGAGGCGGGCGACCGCCGGCGGCAGCGAAAATGTCGCTGTTCGTGCCGACCCGATTTGTCCGTCACGGTCCAGCGCGACGACCCACGCCATCGCATCGAGAATATCGCCACGCCAAACCACGCCACCCTCGATACCGAACGCCAGAACAGCGTCGGCCGCCGAAGCACGGACGGCATGGGCACGGTTGAGCGCGCCCTGAAACGTTTCGTCGTCACCGACGGGCTGCGCATCGACGCCGCTGGGCACGTCGATACCGACGACGGCGACATCGAACCCCAACGCGACCAGGCCGTCATGGGTGGCGTCGATCTTGACGGGATTGGCCGACCCGACGGCGACGGTGCCGGTCATTCGAACGCCTCATCGAGCCGGGCAAGCGTGGCTTGCGTTTCGGGTTCGAGATTGCGTCGCCCCGCCGCGAGACGTTTCGCTTCTTCCCAGTTCGGGCGGGCGGCATCGGGGAGGTTTTGCTCGAGTTGCACCTCGGCGAGGTTGGCGAACCAGCGCGGGTTTTGCGGCTCGGCACG
The window above is part of the Planctomycetota bacterium genome. Proteins encoded here:
- a CDS encoding inosine/xanthosine triphosphatase → MTGTVAVGSANPVKIDATHDGLVALGFDVAVVGIDVPSGVDAQPVGDDETFQGALNRAHAVRASAADAVLAFGIEGGVVWRGDILDAMAWVVALDRDGQIGSARTATFSLPPAVARLVADGVELGDADDQVFGRKDSKRTNGAVGLLSGDAIGRTEYYAHAVTLAALRWRQPELW